One segment of Primulina tabacum isolate GXHZ01 chromosome 6, ASM2559414v2, whole genome shotgun sequence DNA contains the following:
- the LOC142548052 gene encoding serine/threonine-protein phosphatase 7 long form homolog: protein MTALYDHCISNLVSDDTLEVDVVKYTRCVALMIIEGIMFLDYQGGSARLIFLQLLRDIDNVKSYSWGSAVLVFLYRELCNASRIEKTTMAGPLYILQIWAWSRIKCVNPDRDGLTLVVPPIDPDAIIPISPYGAR from the exons ATGACTGCACTATACGATCATTGCATATCTAACCTTGTTAGTGATGATACTTTAGAAGTAGATGTTGTGAAATATACCCGTTGTGTAGCGTTAATGATTATTGAAGGAATAATGTTCCTTGACTATCAAGGAGGGTCTGCTAGACTAATATTTTTGCAACTGCTACGGGATATTGATAACGTCAAGTCTTATAGTTGGGGTAGTGCAGTTTTAGTATTTCTATACCGTGAGTTGTGTAACGCGTCACGTATAGAGAAGACTACAATGGCTGGACCTTTATATATCCTGCAG ATATGGGCATGGAGTAGGATTAAATGTGTTAACCCCGACCGAGATGGGTTAACATTAGTTGTACCTCCCATTGATCCAGATGCTATTATTCCAATTTCTCCATATGGTgcacg GTGA
- the LOC142549991 gene encoding uncharacterized protein LOC142549991, which translates to MLSIGEHDSGSGADQIGNLQRAGATRWSSHYDSVKSLIGMYTATCKVFEVLSDHSPNGRAKAEVRGIYRNMASFEFVFILHLMHKIMITTDALCQILQRKSQDILTAITFVTTTKTSLQEFRECGWNEFLHEVKVFCSRNEIDVPDLDCLYKIGRSCRQTTIEHHYHFDVFNAAIDFILMELNTRFNESSVELLSLSTALDPKNSFDSFNSDDICKLATKFYPGDFTDQEIVALEYELIHYKLDVMQNLKISTLVELCQQLTESGRSNVYVMLTRLIHLVLTLPVSTSTIERGFSAMKHVKTTLRNKMEDEFLADCLTLY; encoded by the coding sequence ATGTTGTCAATTGGAGAACATGATTCTGGAAGTGGTGCAGACCAGATTGGTAATTTGCAACGAGCAGGAGCTACTCGTTGGAGTTCTCACTATGATTCGGTAAAAAGCTTGATAGGTATGTACACTGCAACTTGCAAAGTTTTTGAAGTTCTCAGTGATCATTCTCCAAATGGAAGAGCTAAGGCTGAAGTTCGGGGGATTTACAGAAACATGGCAAGCtttgaatttgtgtttattttgcacttaatgcataaaattatgATAACAACAGATGCTCTTTGTCaaattcttcaaagaaaatctcaaGACATTTTGACTGCTATTACATTTGTCACTACTACCAAAACTAGCCTTCAAGAATTTAGAGAATGTGGGTGGAACGAATTTCTTCATGAAGTTAAAGTTTTTTGCTCAAGAAATGAAATTGATGTGCCTGACCTTGATTGTCTATATAAGATTGGACGTTCCTGTCGGCAAACTACAATAGAACATCATTATcactttgatgtttttaatgcagCAATAGATTTCATTTTGATGGAGTTAAATACTCGGTTCAATGAGTCATCGGTGGAACTTCTTTCTCTTAGTACAGCTTTAGATCCTAAAAATTCATTTGACTCATTTAACAGTGATGATATTTGCAAGCTTGCAACGAAGTTTTATCCTGGAGATTTCACAGATCAAGAAATTGTTGCTTTGGAGTATGAATTGATACATTATAAACTTGATGTGATGCAGAATTTAAAGATTTCTACACTTGTTGAGTTGTGTCAGCAATTGACTGAGAGTGGACGGTCAAATGTTTACGTTATGTTGACTAGATTGAttcatcttgttttgacattacCTGTGTCTACCAGCACTATTGAGCGGGGTTTTTCAGCAATGAAGCATGTGAAGACGACACTTCGCAATAAAATGGAAGATGAATTTCTTGCTGATTGTTTGACACTCTATTGA
- the LOC142549993 gene encoding uncharacterized protein LOC142549993: MHAQSKEEKEKNRLRLSTSFVAVHWLALQGCAFRGNDESLSSANRGNFLELVKAFAKMNTEIDEVVLENAPKNTQYIAPEIQKEILHIMANKVQQMVREEVGDKYFCILVDEARDISKREQMTIILRFVNNHGILKERFFAIKSVSDTTSMNLKNEISNVLVHHDLHVKKIRGRGYDGASNMRGAWNGLQALFLKDCPYAYYVYCFAHRLQVTLVSAAKDVSVI; encoded by the coding sequence ATGCATGCACAATCTAAagaggaaaaagagaaaaatcgtCTGCGTTTGAGCACCTCATTTGTAGCTGTTCATTGGCTAGCACTTCAAGGTTGTGCGTTTAGAGGTAACGATGAATCTCTATCTTCAGCTAATCgtggaaattttcttgaattggtGAAGGCTTTTGCAAAAATGAATACAGAAATTGATGAAGTTGTGCTTGAGAATGCTCCAAAAAATACCCAATATATCGCTCCAGAAATTCAGAAAGAGATTTTACATATTATGGCCAATAAAGTACAGCAGATGGTTcgtgaagaagttggagataaATACTTTTGTATTCTTGTTGATGAAGCCCGAGATATATCTAAACGAGAGCAAATGACCATTATATTGAGGTTTGTGAACAATCATGGGattttgaaagaaagattttttgCCATCAAAAGTGTTAGTGACACTACCtcaatgaatttgaaaaatGAGATATCAAATGTTCTTGTTCATCATGATCTCCATGTTAAGAAAATCAGAGGCCGAGGATATGATGGTGCTAGCAATATGCGTGGAGCGTGGAATGGACTTCAAGcattatttctcaaagattgtcCCTATGCATACTATGTCTACTGTTTTGCACATCGTTTACAAGTGACATTGGTTTCTGCAGCTAAGGATGTTAGTGTTATTTGA